The Brasilonema sennae CENA114 genome includes a region encoding these proteins:
- the ppsA gene encoding phosphoenolpyruvate synthase has translation MDTVAKETLLHSSSKERSLVLWFDEVGITDIPIVGGKNASLGEMIQQLTPKGINVPIGFATTAYAYRYFIEGAGLEEKLRKLFSDLDVEDVKNLRERAKKARSLLLHTPFPKELREAIVKGYQTLCERYNPDTDVAVRSSATAEDLPDASFAGQQESYLNVTGIESVLGACHKCFASIFTDRAISYRHTKGFDHFSVALAVGVQKMVRSDLASSGVMFSIETETGFKDAALISAAYGLGENVVQGSVNPDEYYVFKPTLKENFRPIVDKKLGSKELRMIYDDGSKFTKNVLVPESERGKFALTDDEILQLARWACLIEEHYSTVNDTYTPMDIEWAKDGITNELFVVQARPETVQSQKTENVLRTYRFLKTDQADEKAKSSSSPDILLTGRAIGEAISQGKAHLITDVHKIEQFKAGEILVTDRTDPDWEPIMKRASAIITNQGGRTCHAAIIARELGVPAIVGCGNATKILKNGQEITISCAEGEEGRVYAGLLPFEVEEVPLEDLPRTRTQILMNVGNPSEAFSLSAIPNDGVGLARTEFIIANHIQTHPMALIHHDEINDQYVKAKISEITALYDDKPQYFVEKLAQGIGRIAAAFYPKPVVVRMSDFKSNEYANLLGGRQFEPEEENPMLGWRGAARYYDQGYREAFALECHALKRVRDEMGLTNVIVMIPFCRTPDEGRLVLAEMAKNGLQQGVNDLQVYVMCELPSNVMLADEFAEVFDGFSIGSNDLTQLTLGLDRDSGLVARLFDERSESVKRMVKLAIAAAKKHNRKIGICGQAPSDYPEFAQFLVEQGIDSMSLNPDSVLKTMLEVAKVEQRS, from the coding sequence ATGGATACAGTAGCAAAAGAGACTTTATTGCACTCATCCTCCAAAGAGCGATCGCTCGTCCTGTGGTTTGATGAGGTGGGCATTACCGACATACCGATAGTTGGTGGGAAGAATGCATCTTTAGGTGAGATGATTCAACAATTGACACCAAAAGGCATTAATGTTCCGATTGGGTTTGCGACTACAGCTTACGCTTATCGCTATTTTATTGAAGGTGCTGGGCTAGAAGAAAAACTGCGCAAACTGTTTTCTGACTTGGATGTAGAAGATGTAAAAAATTTACGAGAACGTGCGAAAAAGGCGCGATCGCTCCTGTTACACACACCCTTTCCAAAAGAGCTAAGGGAGGCGATTGTTAAAGGATACCAAACTTTGTGTGAGCGATACAACCCAGACACAGACGTAGCAGTGCGCTCAAGTGCTACCGCAGAAGACCTCCCCGACGCCAGTTTTGCCGGACAGCAAGAAAGTTACCTCAACGTGACTGGTATAGAAAGTGTTTTGGGCGCTTGTCACAAATGCTTTGCTTCCATATTTACAGACAGGGCAATTTCCTACCGCCACACCAAGGGATTTGACCACTTCAGTGTAGCCCTCGCTGTTGGCGTGCAAAAAATGGTACGTTCCGATTTAGCATCTTCTGGAGTCATGTTCTCCATTGAAACAGAAACAGGTTTCAAGGATGCTGCACTGATTAGCGCGGCATACGGTTTAGGAGAAAACGTTGTCCAAGGATCTGTCAACCCAGACGAATACTACGTTTTTAAACCAACTCTTAAAGAAAATTTTCGCCCAATTGTCGATAAAAAATTGGGTAGTAAAGAATTAAGAATGATTTATGATGACGGCTCGAAATTTACGAAAAACGTCCTAGTTCCTGAAAGTGAAAGAGGCAAATTCGCTCTGACTGATGATGAGATTTTACAACTAGCTCGTTGGGCGTGTTTGATTGAAGAGCATTATTCCACAGTCAACGACACTTACACCCCAATGGACATCGAATGGGCGAAAGATGGTATTACCAACGAATTGTTTGTTGTGCAAGCCCGTCCAGAAACTGTGCAGTCTCAGAAGACGGAGAATGTATTGCGGACTTATCGCTTCTTAAAGACAGATCAGGCAGATGAGAAAGCAAAATCCTCCTCATCACCCGATATTCTACTCACCGGACGTGCGATTGGGGAAGCCATCAGTCAAGGTAAAGCGCACCTGATTACAGATGTGCATAAAATCGAACAGTTCAAAGCAGGGGAAATCTTGGTCACAGATAGAACTGACCCCGACTGGGAACCGATAATGAAAAGAGCAAGTGCGATTATCACCAACCAAGGTGGACGCACCTGTCACGCGGCGATTATTGCGCGAGAATTGGGTGTACCTGCAATTGTGGGATGTGGTAACGCTACAAAAATTCTGAAAAATGGTCAAGAAATCACGATTTCTTGCGCGGAAGGGGAAGAAGGACGAGTTTATGCTGGGTTATTGCCCTTTGAAGTCGAAGAAGTTCCCCTTGAAGACTTACCCCGCACCCGTACCCAGATTCTCATGAATGTGGGTAACCCTTCAGAAGCATTCAGTTTGTCTGCGATCCCCAATGATGGGGTTGGTTTGGCGAGAACTGAGTTTATCATCGCCAATCATATCCAAACTCATCCAATGGCGCTGATTCATCATGACGAAATAAATGATCAATATGTCAAAGCTAAAATTTCTGAAATCACTGCACTTTATGACGACAAACCCCAGTATTTTGTTGAAAAATTAGCTCAAGGTATTGGTAGAATTGCTGCGGCGTTTTATCCCAAACCAGTTGTCGTCAGGATGTCCGATTTTAAGAGTAACGAGTACGCGAACTTGTTGGGTGGTAGACAGTTTGAACCTGAAGAAGAAAATCCGATGCTGGGGTGGCGAGGCGCAGCGCGTTACTATGATCAAGGTTACAGAGAAGCTTTTGCTCTAGAATGTCACGCCCTCAAGCGAGTTAGGGATGAAATGGGGTTGACAAATGTGATCGTAATGATTCCGTTTTGTCGTACTCCCGATGAAGGGCGTCTCGTTTTGGCAGAAATGGCAAAAAATGGTTTGCAGCAGGGTGTGAATGACTTGCAAGTTTATGTGATGTGCGAGTTACCCAGCAACGTCATGCTGGCTGATGAGTTTGCAGAAGTTTTTGACGGATTCTCAATTGGTTCCAATGACTTAACTCAATTGACACTTGGGTTAGATAGAGATTCCGGGTTAGTGGCGCGGTTATTTGATGAACGCAGTGAGAGTGTTAAGCGGATGGTGAAGTTGGCGATCGCCGCTGCCAAAAAGCACAATCGTAAAATCGGCATTTGTGGACAAGCACCCAGCGATTACCCGGAGTTTGCCCAGTTCTTAGTTGAACAGGGGATTGACTCTATGAGTCTCAATCCGGATTCGGTTTTAAAAACCATGTTGGAGGTGGCTAAAGTCGAACAGCGATCGTAA